In the Vibrio gigantis genome, one interval contains:
- the secA gene encoding preprotein translocase subunit SecA, which produces MITKLLTKVIGSRNDRTLRRLRKIVKEINNYEPTFEALSDEELKAKTVEFRERLDKGESLDQLLPEAFATVREASKRVYGMRHFDVQMIGGMVLNAGQIAEMRTGEGKTLTATLPAYLNALPSKGVHVVTVNDYLAKRDAETNRPLFEFLGMTVGVNVPNMAPPEKKEAYQADILYGTNNEFGFDYLRDNMAFRAEDRVQRERFFAVVDEVDSILIDEARTPLIISGPAEDSSDLYTRINTLIPNLERQDKEDSEEYRGEGHYTMDEKSKQVHLTENGQEFVEELMVKNGLMEEGDTLYSPTNISLLHHVNAALRAHVLFEKDVDYIVTEEGEVVIVDEHTGRTMPGRRWSEGLHQAVEAKEGVKIQNENQTLASITFQNFFRLYEKLSGMTGTADTEAFEFQSIYGLETVVIPTNKPMVRNDMPDVVYRTEEDKFNAIIEDIKDRVAAGQPSLVGTVSIEKSELLSNALKKAKIKHSVLNAKFHEMEAEIVAQAGMPSAVTIATNMAGRGTDIVLGGSWQAQVEKLENPTKEQIDKIKADWRIIHDKVLESGGLHIIGTERHESRRIDNQLRGRSGRQGDAGSSRFYLSMEDSLLRIFTSDRMAGLIQSGMDEGEAIESKMLSRSIEKAQRKVEGRNFDIRKQLLEYDDVANDQRKVVYELRDELMSSDDISEMIEHNREDVFTSVIDEYIAPQSLEDMWDIAGLQDRLKNDFDLDFDIQGWLDEDDKLYEEALRERILGMAVDSYKQKEEVVGAQVLRNFEKSVMLQTLDGLWKEHLAAMDHLRQGIHLRGYAQKNPKQEYKRESFELFEGLLDVLKTDVVTILSKVRVQQQEEVEKMEAQRQAQAEEAARRAKAQHATAENQLGDNEAEAASPQTVVRDERKVGRNEPCPCGSGKKYKQCHGKID; this is translated from the coding sequence ATGATTACTAAGCTGCTGACAAAGGTAATTGGCAGTCGCAATGACAGAACACTGCGCCGCCTTAGAAAAATTGTAAAAGAAATTAATAACTACGAACCAACGTTTGAAGCACTTTCAGACGAAGAGCTAAAAGCTAAAACGGTTGAGTTTCGTGAGCGCTTAGATAAAGGTGAATCGCTAGACCAACTTCTACCTGAAGCATTTGCTACGGTACGTGAAGCGTCTAAGCGTGTTTACGGCATGCGTCACTTTGACGTGCAAATGATTGGTGGCATGGTTCTAAATGCTGGCCAAATTGCAGAAATGCGTACTGGTGAAGGTAAGACTCTTACAGCGACCCTACCAGCTTATCTTAACGCCCTACCTAGTAAAGGTGTTCACGTAGTAACGGTGAACGATTACCTCGCGAAGCGTGATGCGGAAACAAACCGCCCATTATTTGAATTCCTTGGTATGACCGTTGGCGTGAACGTGCCAAACATGGCTCCACCAGAGAAGAAAGAAGCGTACCAAGCGGATATCCTATACGGAACAAACAACGAGTTTGGTTTCGACTACCTACGTGACAACATGGCTTTCCGTGCTGAAGATCGTGTTCAACGTGAACGCTTCTTCGCTGTTGTCGATGAAGTTGACTCAATTTTAATTGATGAAGCTCGTACTCCACTTATTATCTCTGGTCCTGCTGAAGATAGCTCAGACCTTTACACGCGTATTAACACGTTAATTCCGAACCTTGAGCGCCAAGATAAAGAAGATTCTGAAGAGTACCGTGGTGAAGGTCACTACACCATGGACGAGAAATCGAAGCAGGTTCACCTGACTGAAAACGGTCAAGAATTTGTAGAAGAGCTAATGGTGAAAAACGGCCTGATGGAAGAGGGCGATACGCTTTACTCTCCAACAAACATCAGCCTATTGCACCATGTTAATGCAGCGCTTCGTGCACACGTATTGTTTGAGAAAGACGTCGACTACATCGTTACTGAAGAAGGCGAAGTGGTTATCGTTGATGAACATACTGGTCGTACTATGCCAGGTCGTCGTTGGTCTGAAGGTTTACACCAAGCTGTTGAAGCTAAAGAAGGTGTGAAGATTCAGAATGAAAACCAGACTTTAGCATCGATTACATTCCAGAACTTCTTCCGTCTATACGAAAAACTGTCCGGTATGACAGGTACTGCCGATACTGAAGCTTTCGAATTCCAGTCTATCTACGGCCTAGAAACTGTGGTTATCCCAACCAACAAGCCTATGGTTCGTAACGATATGCCAGATGTGGTTTATCGTACTGAAGAAGACAAGTTCAATGCGATCATTGAAGATATCAAAGACCGTGTAGCAGCTGGTCAGCCATCACTGGTTGGTACGGTTTCTATCGAGAAGTCTGAACTACTGTCTAACGCCCTGAAAAAAGCAAAAATTAAGCACAGCGTTCTAAATGCTAAATTCCACGAAATGGAAGCAGAGATCGTTGCACAAGCTGGTATGCCGAGTGCGGTAACTATCGCAACTAACATGGCTGGTCGTGGTACCGATATCGTGTTAGGTGGTAGCTGGCAGGCACAAGTTGAGAAGCTAGAGAATCCAACCAAAGAGCAGATCGATAAGATCAAAGCTGATTGGAGAATCATCCACGATAAAGTACTTGAGTCAGGTGGTCTGCACATCATTGGTACTGAGCGTCATGAATCTCGCCGTATCGATAACCAGCTACGTGGTCGTTCTGGTCGTCAAGGTGATGCGGGTTCTTCTCGTTTCTACCTATCAATGGAAGATTCTCTGCTACGTATCTTTACATCGGATCGTATGGCTGGTCTTATCCAAAGTGGTATGGACGAAGGCGAAGCGATCGAATCTAAGATGCTTTCTCGCTCAATTGAAAAAGCACAACGTAAAGTTGAAGGTCGTAACTTCGATATTCGTAAGCAGCTTCTTGAGTACGATGATGTAGCGAATGACCAACGTAAAGTGGTTTATGAGCTTCGTGACGAACTGATGAGTTCTGACGACATCAGCGAAATGATCGAACACAACCGTGAAGACGTGTTTACTTCGGTTATTGATGAGTACATTGCTCCTCAATCTCTTGAAGATATGTGGGATATCGCTGGTCTGCAAGATCGTCTGAAGAATGACTTCGATCTAGACTTTGATATTCAAGGTTGGTTAGACGAAGACGACAAGCTTTACGAAGAAGCATTGCGTGAACGAATCCTAGGTATGGCGGTTGATTCGTACAAACAGAAAGAAGAAGTGGTTGGTGCTCAAGTACTGCGTAACTTCGAGAAGTCTGTGATGCTACAAACGCTAGACGGTCTTTGGAAAGAGCACTTGGCTGCGATGGATCACCTTCGTCAAGGTATCCACCTACGTGGTTATGCTCAGAAGAACCCGAAACAAGAGTACAAGCGTGAGTCGTTTGAACTGTTTGAAGGCCTACTAGATGTACTAAAAACAGACGTTGTTACCATTCTTTCTAAAGTTCGCGTTCAGCAACAAGAAGAAGTTGAAAAGATGGAAGCGCAACGTCAAGCCCAAGCTGAAGAAGCGGCGCGTCGTGCAAAAGCACAACATGCAACGGCTGAAAACCAGCTAGGCGACAATGAAGCTGAAGCTGCATCTCCACAAACGGTAGTACGTGATGAGCGTAAAGTGGGTCGTAACGAACCATGTCCATGTGGAAGCGGCAAGAAGTACAAACAGTGTCACGGTAAAATTGACTAA
- the mutT gene encoding 8-oxo-dGTP diphosphatase MutT, with protein MKRIHIVAGIIFNQDKSQVFITKRPDDKHKGGFWEFPGGKVEAGETIEQAMTRELDEEIGIKVTEQSLFEHLEFDYTDKSLKFDFILVTDFELQPYGKEGQQGEWVSLESLNQYAFPEANVPILERVIKEFS; from the coding sequence ATGAAAAGAATCCACATTGTAGCGGGCATTATCTTCAATCAAGATAAGTCACAGGTATTTATCACAAAGCGCCCGGACGATAAACACAAGGGCGGTTTCTGGGAATTTCCTGGTGGTAAGGTAGAAGCGGGCGAAACCATTGAACAAGCAATGACTCGTGAGCTTGATGAAGAGATTGGTATTAAAGTGACTGAACAGTCTCTGTTTGAGCACCTTGAATTTGACTATACGGATAAGTCGCTTAAGTTTGATTTCATCCTGGTGACCGACTTTGAACTGCAGCCTTATGGCAAAGAAGGTCAACAAGGTGAATGGGTAAGCCTAGAATCATTGAATCAATACGCCTTCCCAGAGGCAAATGTGCCAATTTTAGAGCGAGTAATAAAAGAGTTTTCGTAA
- the dapB gene encoding 4-hydroxy-tetrahydrodipicolinate reductase, producing MEIFAVVRIAIAGAAGRMGRNLVKAAHHNSEASVGAGSERPESSLVGVDVGELCGEGRFDVALVDDLSKAIEEFDVIVDFTAPVSTLANIELCKRHGKKLIIGTTGFSEEEKQVIDAASKEMPIVMAPNYSVGVNLVFKLLEKAAKVMGDYCDVEIVEAHHRHKVDAPSGTAIGMGEAIAGAMGNELNDVAVWSREGITGERTKDEIGFATIRAGDIIGEHTAMFADIGERVEITHKATDRMTFANGAIKAAVWLNDKPAGFYTMTDVLGLNDL from the coding sequence ATGGAGATATTCGCAGTGGTAAGAATTGCAATTGCAGGAGCAGCGGGCCGTATGGGGCGCAACTTGGTGAAAGCCGCTCATCATAATTCAGAAGCAAGTGTTGGTGCTGGTTCAGAGCGTCCAGAGTCATCTTTGGTCGGCGTTGATGTTGGCGAGTTATGCGGTGAAGGTCGTTTTGATGTTGCTCTAGTGGATGACTTGTCTAAAGCCATCGAAGAGTTTGATGTGATTGTCGATTTTACTGCACCTGTTAGCACATTAGCGAATATTGAACTTTGTAAACGTCACGGTAAAAAGCTGATCATCGGTACGACGGGTTTCTCTGAAGAAGAGAAGCAGGTGATTGATGCCGCTTCAAAAGAGATGCCTATCGTAATGGCACCTAACTACAGTGTCGGTGTGAACCTGGTATTTAAGCTGCTAGAGAAGGCCGCTAAAGTGATGGGCGATTATTGTGATGTCGAGATCGTCGAGGCTCACCATCGTCATAAAGTCGATGCACCTTCTGGTACTGCGATTGGCATGGGCGAAGCGATTGCTGGTGCGATGGGCAATGAGCTAAATGATGTGGCCGTGTGGTCACGTGAAGGCATTACTGGCGAGCGTACAAAAGATGAGATTGGTTTTGCGACAATTCGAGCTGGCGACATTATTGGCGAGCATACCGCTATGTTTGCTGATATCGGTGAGCGAGTAGAAATTACTCATAAAGCCACAGATCGAATGACCTTTGCTAATGGTGCAATCAAAGCAGCAGTTTGGTTAAATGACAAACCTGCTGGCTTTTATACCATGACTGATGTCCTTGGTTTGAACGATCTGTAA
- the carA gene encoding glutamine-hydrolyzing carbamoyl-phosphate synthase small subunit, whose translation MKKSALLVLEDGTVFHGEAIGAVGSAVGEVVFNTSMTGYQEILTDPSYSQQIVTLTYPHIGNTGTNSEDEESSSIHAQGLVIRDLPLIASNFRNEQSLSDYLKSQNVVGIADIDTRKLTRILREKGAQNGCIVAGNNLDEALALAKAKEFPGLKGMDLAKEVTTKEAYQWKQGSWTLTGGLPEAKADSELPYHVVAYDFGAKRNILRMLVDRGCRLTVVPAETSAEEVLALNPDGVFLSNGPGDPEPCTYAIEATKVFLEKGLPIFGICLGHQILALASGAKTVKMKFGHHGANHPVKDLDRDVVMITSQNHGFAADEETLPETLRATHKSLFDGSLQGIHRTDKPAFSFQGHPEASPGPEDAAPLFDHFIELIKQHTA comes from the coding sequence TTGAAGAAGTCAGCACTACTCGTCCTAGAAGATGGGACAGTATTTCACGGTGAAGCCATTGGCGCTGTAGGTTCTGCAGTTGGTGAAGTCGTTTTTAATACCTCGATGACGGGGTACCAAGAAATCCTCACTGATCCTTCCTATTCTCAACAAATCGTTACTCTTACTTACCCTCACATTGGCAATACCGGAACCAATTCCGAAGACGAAGAATCTTCTTCAATCCACGCTCAAGGCCTTGTGATTCGCGATCTCCCTCTAATCGCTTCTAACTTCCGTAATGAACAATCCCTTTCTGATTACCTTAAGTCGCAAAACGTTGTTGGTATCGCTGATATCGATACTCGTAAGCTGACACGTATTCTTCGTGAAAAAGGTGCTCAGAACGGTTGTATCGTAGCTGGCAACAATTTAGACGAAGCTTTGGCTCTAGCTAAAGCAAAAGAATTCCCTGGCCTGAAAGGTATGGACCTTGCGAAAGAAGTTACAACAAAAGAAGCGTATCAATGGAAACAAGGTTCGTGGACGCTTACGGGTGGACTTCCTGAAGCGAAAGCAGACTCTGAATTGCCATACCACGTTGTTGCTTATGACTTCGGTGCAAAACGAAACATCCTACGAATGCTTGTTGACCGCGGCTGCCGCCTAACGGTTGTTCCAGCTGAAACTTCTGCTGAAGAAGTACTCGCTCTGAACCCAGACGGTGTTTTCCTTTCAAATGGCCCTGGTGACCCAGAACCATGTACTTACGCAATTGAAGCGACAAAAGTGTTCCTAGAAAAAGGCTTACCAATTTTCGGTATCTGTCTAGGTCACCAGATTCTTGCTCTTGCGTCAGGCGCTAAGACAGTGAAGATGAAGTTTGGTCACCACGGTGCAAACCACCCGGTTAAAGATTTAGATCGTGATGTTGTGATGATTACTTCGCAAAACCACGGCTTTGCTGCTGACGAAGAGACCCTTCCAGAGACACTGCGTGCAACTCACAAATCACTATTTGATGGTTCTCTACAGGGTATTCACCGTACAGATAAACCAGCATTCAGCTTCCAAGGTCACCCAGAAGCAAGCCCAGGTCCAGAAGATGCGGCACCGCTATTCGACCACTTCATTGAATTAATTAAACAGCACACAGCGTAA
- the carB gene encoding carbamoyl-phosphate synthase large subunit has protein sequence MPKRTDIKSVLILGAGPIVIGQACEFDYSGAQACKALREEGYRVILVNSNPATIMTDPDMADATYIEPIQWEVVRNIIAKEKPDAVLPTMGGQTALNCALDLEKHGVLEEFGVEMIGATADAIDKAEDRSRFDKAMKAIGLECPTADTAKTMEEAYKVLDMVGFPCIIRPSFTMGGTGGGIAYNKEEFEEICRRGLDLSPTNELLIDESLIGWKEYEMEVVRDKNDNCIIVCAIENFDPMGIHTGDSITVAPAQTLTDKEYQLMRNASLAVLREIGVETGGSNVQFGINPKDGRMVIIEMNPRVSRSSALASKATGFPIAKIAAKLAVGFTLDELMNDITGGATPASFEPTIDYVVTKIPRFNFEKFAGANDRLTTQMKSVGEVMAIGRNQQESLQKALRGLEVGATGFDEMVDLDAPDALTTIRHELKEAGAERIWYIADAFRAGMSVDGVFNLTQIDRWFLVQIEDIVKLEQELKAKGFAGLNKDELNKLKRKGFADARLSKILGVAESEIRRLRDQYDIHPVYKRVDTCAAEFSSDTAYMYSSYDDECEANPTDKEKIMILGGGPNRIGQGIEFDYCCVHASLALREDGYETIMVNCNPETVSTDYDTSDRLYFEPVTLEDVLAIARVEKPKGVIVQYGGQTPLKLARALEAAGVPIIGTSPDAIDRAEDRERFQVAVDRLGLLQPENATVTTMEQAVEKSREIGFPLVVRPSYVLGGRAMEIVYDEQDLRRYFNEAVSVSNESPVLLDSFLDDAVEVDVDAICDGERVVIGGIMEHIEQAGVHSGDSACSLPAYTLSNEIQDVMREQVEKLAFELGVRGLMNTQFAVKDNKVYLIEVNPRAARTVPFVSKATGAPIAKIAARVMAGQSLESQGFTKEIIPPYYSVKEVVLPFNKFPGVDPLLGPEMRSTGEVMGVGATFAEAYSKAELGCGHIYPEGGRALLSVREGDKERVVDLASKLSKLGYQLDATHGTAVILGEAGINPRLVNKVHEGRPHILDRIKNNEYTYIVNTAAGRQAIEDSKVLRRGALAEKVNYTTTLNAAFATCMAHTADAKTSVTSVQELHAQVKASQA, from the coding sequence ATGCCAAAACGTACTGACATTAAAAGTGTTCTAATTCTAGGTGCTGGCCCGATTGTTATCGGTCAAGCATGTGAGTTTGATTACTCTGGTGCTCAAGCTTGTAAAGCACTTCGCGAAGAAGGTTACCGAGTTATTCTTGTAAACTCGAACCCAGCGACAATCATGACTGACCCTGACATGGCTGATGCAACTTACATTGAGCCTATCCAATGGGAAGTTGTGCGTAACATCATCGCTAAAGAGAAGCCTGATGCAGTTCTACCTACAATGGGTGGCCAAACAGCATTGAACTGTGCTCTAGACCTAGAAAAGCACGGTGTTCTTGAAGAGTTCGGTGTAGAGATGATTGGTGCAACGGCTGACGCTATCGATAAAGCAGAAGACCGTTCACGCTTCGATAAAGCAATGAAAGCTATTGGCCTTGAGTGTCCAACTGCTGATACAGCGAAAACGATGGAAGAAGCTTATAAAGTTTTAGACATGGTTGGCTTCCCTTGTATCATTCGTCCATCGTTTACGATGGGTGGTACTGGTGGCGGTATCGCTTACAACAAAGAAGAATTTGAAGAAATCTGTCGTCGTGGCTTAGATTTATCTCCAACAAACGAACTTCTAATCGATGAATCACTTATCGGTTGGAAAGAGTATGAGATGGAAGTGGTTCGTGACAAAAACGACAACTGCATCATCGTATGTGCGATTGAAAACTTCGACCCAATGGGTATTCACACGGGTGACTCAATCACCGTGGCTCCAGCTCAAACGCTGACAGACAAAGAATACCAACTAATGCGTAACGCATCTCTAGCAGTACTGCGTGAGATTGGTGTTGAAACCGGTGGTTCAAACGTACAGTTTGGTATCAACCCAAAAGATGGCCGTATGGTTATCATCGAGATGAACCCACGTGTATCTCGCTCTTCAGCACTAGCTTCTAAAGCAACAGGTTTCCCAATCGCTAAGATTGCAGCGAAACTGGCTGTTGGTTTCACGCTAGACGAGCTAATGAATGACATCACTGGTGGCGCAACGCCAGCATCATTCGAACCAACAATCGACTACGTAGTAACTAAGATTCCTCGTTTCAACTTCGAGAAATTTGCAGGTGCTAACGACCGTCTAACGACGCAAATGAAGTCTGTTGGTGAAGTTATGGCTATCGGCCGTAACCAACAAGAATCTCTACAAAAGGCACTTCGCGGCCTAGAAGTTGGCGCGACTGGTTTTGACGAAATGGTAGACCTAGACGCACCAGATGCTCTAACGACTATCCGTCACGAACTTAAAGAAGCTGGCGCAGAGCGTATTTGGTACATCGCTGACGCATTCCGTGCTGGTATGTCGGTAGACGGTGTATTCAACCTGACGCAAATCGACCGTTGGTTCCTAGTTCAAATCGAAGACATCGTTAAACTAGAGCAAGAACTTAAAGCGAAAGGCTTTGCTGGTCTAAACAAAGACGAGCTAAACAAGCTTAAGCGTAAAGGTTTTGCTGATGCGCGCCTATCTAAGATTCTAGGTGTAGCGGAAAGCGAAATCCGTCGTCTACGTGACCAATACGATATCCACCCGGTATACAAGCGTGTAGATACGTGTGCTGCTGAGTTCTCTTCAGATACGGCTTACATGTACTCATCTTACGATGACGAGTGTGAAGCAAACCCAACAGACAAAGAAAAAATCATGATTCTAGGCGGCGGTCCAAACCGTATCGGCCAAGGTATTGAATTTGACTACTGTTGTGTACACGCATCACTAGCGCTACGTGAAGATGGCTACGAAACTATCATGGTTAACTGTAACCCTGAGACAGTTTCTACAGACTACGATACGTCTGACCGTCTGTACTTCGAACCGGTAACTCTAGAAGACGTACTAGCAATCGCTCGCGTTGAGAAGCCAAAAGGCGTTATCGTTCAGTACGGTGGTCAAACGCCACTTAAACTGGCTCGTGCTCTTGAAGCGGCTGGCGTACCAATCATCGGTACGAGCCCTGACGCAATCGACCGTGCAGAAGACCGTGAGCGTTTCCAAGTTGCTGTAGACCGTCTTGGCCTTCTACAACCTGAGAATGCAACAGTAACAACAATGGAGCAAGCGGTAGAAAAATCTCGCGAAATTGGCTTCCCATTGGTTGTACGTCCTTCTTATGTTCTTGGTGGTCGTGCGATGGAAATCGTATACGATGAGCAAGACTTACGTCGTTACTTCAACGAAGCAGTTAGCGTGTCAAACGAATCTCCAGTACTACTTGATAGCTTCCTAGATGACGCCGTTGAAGTAGACGTTGACGCGATTTGTGACGGTGAGCGCGTTGTTATCGGCGGTATTATGGAGCATATCGAACAAGCGGGTGTTCACTCTGGTGACTCAGCATGTTCTCTTCCTGCTTACACGCTTAGCAATGAAATTCAAGATGTCATGCGTGAGCAAGTTGAAAAGCTAGCGTTTGAGTTGGGTGTTCGTGGCCTAATGAATACACAGTTCGCTGTTAAAGATAACAAAGTATACCTAATCGAGGTTAACCCTCGTGCAGCACGTACCGTTCCATTTGTTTCTAAAGCGACAGGTGCACCGATTGCTAAGATTGCTGCTCGTGTAATGGCTGGTCAATCTCTAGAGTCTCAAGGCTTTACGAAAGAAATCATCCCACCTTACTACTCAGTGAAAGAAGTTGTACTTCCATTCAACAAGTTCCCTGGTGTTGACCCACTGTTAGGCCCAGAAATGCGCTCTACTGGTGAAGTTATGGGTGTTGGCGCGACATTCGCAGAAGCATACTCTAAAGCTGAATTGGGTTGTGGTCACATCTACCCTGAAGGCGGTCGTGCATTGCTCTCTGTTCGCGAAGGCGACAAAGAGCGTGTTGTTGACCTAGCATCTAAGTTATCTAAGCTTGGTTACCAGCTAGATGCAACTCACGGTACTGCGGTTATCCTTGGCGAAGCGGGCATCAACCCACGTCTAGTAAACAAGGTACACGAAGGTCGTCCTCACATTCTTGACCGTATCAAGAATAACGAGTACACGTACATCGTGAACACAGCTGCTGGTCGTCAAGCGATTGAAGATTCTAAAGTACTTCGCCGTGGTGCATTGGCTGAGAAAGTTAACTACACGACGACGCTAAATGCTGCATTTGCGACATGTATGGCGCACACTGCAGACGCGAAGACGTCAGTAACTTCAGTTCAAGAGCTACACGCTCAGGTTAAAGCTTCTCAAGCTTAA
- a CDS encoding TSUP family transporter, with protein MEITLEILAILFVVATAAGFIDAMAGGGGLLTLPALLAAGVPPTQALATNKLQSSFGSFSASWYFVRNGIVSIKEMRLAIFCTFIGSAIGAELVQHIDASLLTSVIPLLLIAISLYFLLAPQTRASEGKQKISEAMFALCVGGGVGFYDGFFGPGTGSIFTVCFVAIGHFSLVDATARTKVLNFTSNIAALIFFILAGLPIWELGLVMAVGGFMGAQLGAKVVVTKGQKWIRPLVIVMSMLMASKLLWEQHQQWILSVF; from the coding sequence ATGGAAATCACTCTAGAAATATTGGCTATCTTGTTTGTTGTTGCAACGGCAGCAGGCTTTATCGATGCAATGGCTGGCGGTGGTGGGTTACTGACTCTACCTGCATTGCTCGCGGCTGGAGTTCCACCAACACAGGCGCTAGCAACGAATAAACTCCAAAGCTCATTTGGCAGTTTCTCTGCAAGTTGGTATTTCGTGCGTAACGGTATAGTCAGTATTAAAGAGATGCGCCTCGCGATCTTTTGTACCTTTATTGGCTCTGCCATTGGCGCCGAGTTAGTCCAGCACATTGATGCGAGCCTACTGACTAGTGTGATACCGTTGCTGCTTATCGCTATCTCTCTCTATTTCCTGTTAGCACCACAAACCAGAGCGTCTGAGGGTAAACAGAAGATCTCTGAGGCGATGTTTGCTCTGTGTGTAGGTGGTGGCGTGGGGTTCTATGATGGCTTCTTTGGCCCAGGAACAGGCTCTATCTTCACCGTCTGCTTTGTTGCGATTGGTCATTTCTCGTTAGTCGATGCTACTGCGCGCACCAAGGTACTTAACTTCACTTCGAATATAGCAGCCTTGATTTTCTTTATTTTAGCAGGCTTGCCAATTTGGGAGCTGGGATTAGTGATGGCGGTCGGCGGCTTTATGGGCGCCCAGCTTGGCGCTAAAGTAGTGGTGACAAAAGGGCAGAAATGGATTCGCCCCCTTGTGATCGTAATGTCGATGCTAATGGCGTCTAAACTGCTTTGGGAACAGCATCAACAATGGATTCTATCAGTGTTTTAA
- a CDS encoding LysR family transcriptional regulator, which translates to MLLEGIETLLVLSKAKTMSRTGSLLYISQSAVSKRIANLEKKLGKKLIEPSGRQIKLTPDAIALIESIGPTFNELRGLIYEQQELEDTTLITLDSSKSLIAGYLGEMMGQFIQQDKYITITTNHTPRIIERVQSGKATLGLCAGLLPPHHGLMAFHLFNEPFYIVSKSPLTELPPLVITNDMTNPANSYQLSVLEKFGIKPLMEMDAYTAAAQLALGGTGPALIPLSIVKTLNIESQYLFSFQELEGLIRPIHICVRPNSYQSPRVKTLIESIVDAVPKAV; encoded by the coding sequence ATGCTACTCGAAGGAATCGAAACTCTACTGGTATTGAGTAAAGCAAAGACCATGAGCCGCACAGGCAGTTTGCTTTATATCAGCCAATCAGCGGTCAGCAAACGGATTGCGAATTTAGAAAAGAAGCTAGGTAAAAAGCTCATTGAACCGAGTGGCCGACAGATAAAACTCACGCCGGATGCAATTGCATTAATCGAGAGTATTGGCCCTACATTCAATGAACTTCGTGGTCTTATTTATGAACAGCAAGAGTTGGAAGATACCACTCTCATTACTTTAGATAGCTCTAAGTCGCTGATAGCGGGTTATTTAGGTGAAATGATGGGGCAATTTATCCAACAAGATAAGTACATCACCATTACCACCAACCACACGCCGAGAATCATAGAGCGAGTACAATCTGGCAAGGCGACTTTGGGGTTGTGTGCTGGCTTACTGCCACCTCATCATGGTTTGATGGCATTCCACCTGTTTAATGAGCCGTTTTACATAGTGAGTAAGTCACCGCTAACGGAGCTTCCCCCATTGGTGATTACCAACGATATGACCAATCCTGCCAACTCTTATCAGCTCTCTGTATTAGAGAAGTTTGGTATTAAACCCTTGATGGAGATGGATGCTTATACCGCAGCTGCGCAACTTGCACTTGGTGGAACTGGACCAGCCTTAATCCCGCTCTCTATCGTAAAGACGCTCAATATTGAGTCTCAATACCTATTTAGCTTTCAAGAACTAGAAGGCCTTATTCGACCGATTCATATCTGTGTCAGACCAAATAGCTATCAGTCTCCACGAGTTAAAACACTGATAGAATCCATTGTTGATGCTGTTCCCAAAGCAGTTTAG
- a CDS encoding TRIC cation channel family protein, with the protein MDSMLLYIIDLFGTAIFAVSGVFVAGRLKMDPFGVAVLGSVTAIGGGTIRDMALGATPVFWITDTTYLWVIIITCLLTMIIVRRPKRLAWWILPVCDAIGLAVFVGIGVEKALIYQDSALVAIIMGVITGCGGGIIRDVLAREVPMILRSEVYATACIIGGTFHTMAISMGHDSETAFLAGVFSTLLIRLGAIRWHLSLPTFAIK; encoded by the coding sequence ATGGACTCCATGCTGCTTTATATTATCGATTTATTTGGCACTGCCATCTTTGCCGTCTCAGGCGTATTTGTCGCTGGCCGTCTTAAGATGGACCCCTTTGGCGTAGCCGTTCTAGGCAGTGTTACCGCAATTGGTGGCGGTACAATTCGAGACATGGCTCTGGGCGCGACTCCCGTATTTTGGATCACCGATACCACCTACCTTTGGGTCATCATCATCACCTGTTTGCTGACCATGATTATTGTAAGACGCCCGAAACGTCTCGCTTGGTGGATATTGCCGGTATGTGATGCGATTGGCCTAGCGGTGTTTGTTGGCATTGGTGTAGAAAAAGCGCTTATCTATCAAGATTCAGCACTAGTGGCCATCATCATGGGTGTCATCACCGGTTGTGGTGGCGGTATTATCCGCGACGTGCTTGCTCGTGAAGTGCCAATGATTCTAAGAAGTGAAGTCTACGCGACCGCTTGTATCATTGGTGGCACTTTCCACACCATGGCGATCAGCATGGGGCACGACTCAGAAACTGCATTTCTAGCCGGCGTATTCTCAACACTATTGATCAGGCTTGGCGCCATTCGTTGGCATTTATCATTGCCGACCTTCGCCATCAAATAG